The genome window CAACCCAGCTGAGGACGAGCCCCGGGGGCGACTGCCCAAGTATGGCCGCACTGTCCCCACGTCCAGCGAGGAGAGGCCGCGTCGACGCCCAGGGAGACCTCGCAAGCTGCTTCGTCTGGACATGTCTCCGGACATGCCGGAAGGTGAGGgaggtgggaggcagcagccatgTTCAGGGGTGGAGCGGGGAGTGGTGTGcaagctcctggagctgcagcgaGAACctgatggagctgtgctgtgttctgtgGAACAGGAGGGGAGGTGGAGCCCATGGTGACGTCCCAAAGCACACcaagccaggagctgcagaactcGGAAGCAGCCAGTTCCTCTGGCCTGGAGAATGGGACCGGCGAgaccctggcagagcctggtATCAGCCAGTTGGACTCCGAGAACAAGGACCCTTCCTCCAAGAGCGGTGCTGAGGATGCAGACGTCATCCCCCGGCGGCGCGGGCGGCCCTCCCGCCGCTTCCTGGGCAAGAAATACCGCAAGTACATGGGGCACAGGTGAGGGGTGTGCTGGGCCCTCTGGCCTGTCCAGCCCCTTTGCCACCACAGCTCTGACCCCCGTTCCTGTTTCTGCAGGTACTACTACAAGTCCCCCAAGCCCCTGATGCGGCCCTACCTGTGTCGGATCTGTGGCTCGCGGTTCCTCACACACGATGACCTGCGCTTCCACGTCAACTCGCACGAGGCCAATGACCCGCAGCTCTTCAAGTGTCTTCAGTGCAGCTACCGTTCCCGGCGCTGGTCCTCCCTCAAGGTGAGCTTCATCTGCCCTGCTCTGAAACCACAGGctgcctggcagccccaggtCTCATGGCCCTGTTCTGCCTCTTATAGGAGCACATGTTCAACCATGTGGGCAGCAAGCCCTACAAGTGCGAAGAGTGCAATTACACCAGCGTGTACAAGAAGGATGTCATTCGGCACTCCACAGTGCACAGCCGGGACAGGTGAGGGCAGCACAATCCTGGGGATCGGACAGCATTGACACTGTTCTTCCTGGGAGAATTGGCcatggctgccccatcccccGATCATTCCAAAATTGAGAGTTTTGGTATCTGGGTATAAGGCAGCTTGGGCTTGGGGTGGTTGACACAAggggcttttcttcttttgggtATAAGGCAGCTTGTGCTTGGGGTGGTTGACACAAggggcttttcttctttttcaggaagaaaagagctGATCCGGTGAGTTTGAATACTCTGTTGGCTTGAATCTCAGCACTGTTATGTGGGAAGAGGCACATCTGGGTCTTCACAAAACTTGGTGACTCGTTGAGGGCACTGTTTATGGATCTCTTGAGGAAAGACAGCCCAGGTCCTCCAGTGGGGAGAGGGTAAAGAAACTGATGAGCTCATCCAGGTGATCTCATCTTTATGCTCTCCATCCAGCCACCAAAGCTGAACTCCTTCCCATGCCCTGTCTGCAACCGTGTCTACCCCATGCAGAAGAGGCTTACGCAGCACATGAAGACACACAGTACAGAGAAACCACATATGTGTGACAAGGTGACTgggacacagcctggggaggggctggcagtgggtgaggcagggcaggggatgagCACTGCTTCACTTTTGTTTCACCACAGTGCGGGAAGTCCTTTAAGAAGCGTTACACCTTCAAGATGCACCTGCTGACACACATCCAGGCCATTGCCAACCGCAGGTAGGAGCCCGGCATGCCTGGGCAGAGCCTGTGTCCTGCTCCCCCTCAGCAGGTGTGACAGGTGGTTTTTTCCTGGCAGGTTCAAGTGTGAGTTCTGTGACTATGTCTGTGAGGACAAGAAGGTCCTGCTGAACCACCAGCTGTCGCACATGAATGACAAGCCTTACAAGTGCAACGTCTGCAAGTATTCCACCTTCCGGGAGGACTTCCTGGTCTCGCACATGGCAGTCAAGCACACAGGTGAGAGAAGCTGTTTGACTGATGCCCTGCaccctcccttctcccagagACAGTCAGAGTCTGCCTGTTCTCCCTGCCATCCCCTGGGGACCTCCTGCCTGACTCCCCCTCCTGggccctgcaggagggaagCCGTTCGCTTGCGAGTTCTGTCACTTCACCACCAAGCACAAGAAGAACCTGCGCCTGCACGTGCAGTGCCGCCATGCCGACTCCTTTGAGGAGTGGGCACAGAGGCACCCCGAGGAGCCGCCCTGCCGCCGCCGCCCCTTCTTCACCCTGCAGCAGATTGaggagctgaagcagcagcacagccaggtgcaGGCACCGGCTGAGCCAGAGGCCAGCCCACCGGTGAGTGCCATGtctgtccccagctcctccccctGCTTGCTGCCCCCTGTGCTGTCAGCTATCTCTCTCACGCAGGCACCCCTTGGCCCCGTCACCTGCCACACGGTCCAGGCTGTCACAGGTGCAGAGCCCTCTGTTCTCTCGCAAGGTTCCCTGGAAGGGGCCACCATCATCTATGAACAAGGTCAGTGAGCACTCGGGAAGAGGGTGGATTGGGGAGGCAGGTAGGTGAGCTCCTGCCTGACCCTTCCTATCTGACTTCCCAGATGTGGCTGGATCAGCAGAGCTGGCCACGCAGACTGCCCTGGATCTCCTGCTGAACATGAGCGCCCAGCGGGAGCTGGCCACCAGCTCACTGCAGGTAGGCACAGTCAAGGTGGGCAGGCCTGCTGGGATCTGGCACGAGGCTTCCCAGccctgttctgctgcagaggtgTCTTGCAGAGCCTTGCCctctcagctgagctgctctgttgCACAGGTGGCAGTGGTGAAACCAGATGATCCAGGAGAGACACCAGgcccctgtgagctgcaggcacaggatgAGGAAGTAAAGGTGGACTctaaggagcagcagcaaaagttGGTGATGCTGCACatggcagagcctgggcagaCACTTGTGCAGGAGGCTTATGGGGAAGCGAGCCTGAGTGGCTCGGAGCTTCAGCAGATCACCATCCCCTTCAATGGAACAGCAGAGTACAGCATCATTGCACCCATTGGCGAGGAGATCCAGGCTCCTGCCACGCTGTACAGGTCAGCTGTAtgggaggggtggggagggggaggcacTTCTGGCCTCCAGTGAGAAGGCTTTAgtggtgaggaggaggaggaggtggatcCTCCCTGAACCTGTGCTCTCCAGCAGTGAGGAGGAGAGTTCTGTGGAGACCTCCCACACAGTTGTGGTGAGTGGAGATGTGGTGACAGAGGAGACGCTGAAGGACCATAGCAGTCACTACATCATGTCATCCGGTGTCCCAGGAAGCCAGTTCCAGACCATGGAGGTAAGCATCTGtgcctgctccccatcctgAGCAGCAGTGTGAGCAGATGTGACTGGTGTTTCTCTCACAGCCCCTCAGCGGGGATGCTGCCTTTTCCTCACCTGCGGAGGGCCAGGAGGCACAGCCCGCCGACGTCAAGTGGCCCCTGGTGCAGTGTGTCAGGCAGCTCCAGAAGGACTCGTCTTTATCCCCAGCGTCCGAGGGGCAGGAGGTCTCATCCCCCAAGGTCAAGTGGCCTGCACTCCAAGGCATGGCCAGGAAGTTCTCCTGCAAGATTTCCACAGGCAAGAAGTTCTCATGCAAGATTTCCATGGCCAAAAAGTTTTCATGCAAGATTTGCACAGCCATGTTCACAGGGAGAGCGGAGATGGAGAGTCACAAGAGAGCCCACATTGGGCCTAGCACCTTTAAGTGTCCTGACTGTCCCTTCACTGCCACGCTGTGGCCAGAGGTCCGGGTAAGTTCCCTAGCACAAAGCAGCCCTGGGAACAAGGGGTTTGGAGAAACAAGGGGGTTTCTGACCCAGCACTTGtcctcctgccccagagccaCATGGTTCAACATGCCAACCTCCGGCCACACAAGTGCCCCCACTGCAGCTTTGCCTCCAAGAACAAGAAGGACCTGCGCAGGCACATGCTGACCCACACCAATGAGAAGCCCTTCGTCTGCCAGGTCTGTGGGCAGAGGTgagtgatggagctgggctgaTCCTGCTTTGGGGGATCCCACAGAGCTCTACACGGCTCAGGAGGAGATAGAATCTTGGCAAAGCTGTCTGCCCCAAATCTTCCCCGGGATCAGCCCATTGGAGGGGACAGTGCTCTTGGGAACGGTTCCTGCTGCAGATGGACCCAACTTTGTCTCCCATGAACCTCTGCATAGGAGGATTCAGTCCCTGGGTACTAATGGGAACATGCTGGGAGAGGGGACAAGCCATGTTGTAGGATGTGCTTATGGAGTCCGTGgcctgcagagagcacaggatTCTGTGCTGCCTGTAGCACACTCcacctccctctgcctctccatAGGTTCAACCGTAATGGGCACCTCAAGTTCCACACGCAGCGTTTGCACAGCTCAGAGGGCAAAaggccagggctggctgctgcccagcagaCCATCATCCTGAACAGTGACGAGGACACCCTGGCCACCCTGCATAGTAAGACATGTCCCCAGGACCATGGCAACTGGGGAATCAGGGGGTCTGTGTTCACTCCAGGCAGGTCCTGGTAGATCAGTGCATGTGGGAGCAGAGTTGAGGGTCTGATGTGGAGGGTGTTTTCTGCCCATAGTTGTTTAGCTCTCACCTTGTGcgagcagagcccagagactGCCCTGTGCTTTTCATTGGGGCAGCTGTCAGGCAGTGGCCACTGGGGAGCGAGGCCATTGGTAGCCCAgacagtgtccccagcagcatccccactGGCTCTCTGTGTgttgcagctgctctgcaggctggtcaggctgtgctggctccgGAGCggctgcagcaggctctggggcaggagcacatcCTTGTTGCACAGGAACAGAGTGTCACCAGCCAGGTGAGTTGGGTCCCTTGGCCTCAACTGATGTCCTGTGTGGTCACTCCTCACAGTGGGAGCCTGTTGGGGAGCTGTGGTCAGGCCCAGCCCCTCTGACCACACTGGGCACTTGCTGATGTtgcaggaggaggcagcctATATCCAGGAGATCACGACTGCTGATGGACAGACAGTACAGCACTTAGTGACTGCTGACAACCAGGTGAGGGGACGTGGCCCACAGATGGGAGACTGCCCAGTGGaaagagctggcagcagtggggagagcagggctaCACAGGGAGAGCTGAAGGCACTGGGGTGTGGAAACAGGCACAGGAGAGAGACGAGATCCTGCTATTGTGGTGAGGGATGGGTAGTGGTGACCTTCTTCTGTGTCTGAATTCCCATGGTTTCAGGTTCAGTACATTATTGCCCAGGAAGGTGTCCCGCACTTGCTTCCCCAAGAGTATGTTGTTGTCCCAGAGGGACACCACATCCAGGTGAGCTTCAGACTGTCTGCTCCCATTAGTTGTTGGTTGGGGTTATGGGGTGTCCTGTGTAAGGCTGGgcccccctcctgctccctcttgCTTACTCTGGGTCACAGCATTTTTGGGGGTCTGGACACCCACAGACGCTACCACAGCTTCCCTGTTTGTCCCCAGGTACAGGATGGTCAGATCACCCACATCCAGTATGAGCAGGGTGGCCAGTTCCTCCCGGAGTCTCAGGTAAGCAGCCAGGCatggtggcaggagctggagggtgggtctgagcctgcagctggagagggataTGTGAAGTAGAGGGAGCTCGTGGGCTAGTCCCTGAGTGCAGCAAccttggctggagcagctccaggaggaacTCTCTCCTCAGGGATTCCCTGTTTGCTCCTCTGTAGATCCAGTACATGCCTGTGTCACCTGAACAGCAGCTTGTcacccaggcacagctggaagcagcagcacactcaGCTGTCTCAGGTAGTAGCAGggccctgtgctcctgctccctcttgCTtactctggggggggggggggggggggggggggggggccccctcctgctccctcttgCTTACTCTGGGTCACAGCATTGTTGGGGGTCTGGACACCCACAGACGCTACCACAGCTTCCCTGTTTGTCCCCAGGTACAGGATGGTCAGATCACCCACATCCAGTATGAGCAGGGTGGCCAGTTCCTCCCGGAGTCTCAGGTAAGCAGCCAGGCatggtggcaggagctggagggtgggtctgagcctgcagctggagagggataTGTGAAGTAGAGGGAGCTCGTGGGCTAGTCCCTGAGTGCAGCAAccttggctggagcagctccaggaggaacTCTCTCCTCAGGGATTCCCTGTTTGCTCCTCTGTAGATCCAGTACATGCCTGTGTCACCTGAACAGCAGCTTGTcacccaggcacagctggaagcagcagcacactcaGCTGTCTCAGGTAGTAGCAGGGCCCTGTGCCAGAAGGGCCACTCCTCACGGGGTCTTGGGGTGTCAGTCCTGTCAGTCCTGTTGTTGGGGTTGGCAGCAAGTCGTGCAGCAGTCCTTGGTGGGTGGGCTGGGAAGATCAGCCACGGTGTCCAAGGGCAGATATTTGCTGGTCCCACCCTGTCAGTTCTGGAACAGGGTTAACCggagctgtgctccctgctgtaGCCCCACATGGGCAGGGTGGCCTTATGTTCCTTCCCTGGGGGAGGTGAGGAACATGAAGGGGAGCCCTGAGTAGCCCTCGGCTCCCCCTGCCCTCGGTCAGAGGCAGCACTGaccccctcccctgcagcagtggCGGATGCGGCGATGGCCCAGGCACAGGGCGTCTTCACTGCCGAGGCAGCAGCcgagcagctccagcagctgcagccggGCATCCACTACGATGTCATCACGCTGTCGGACTAGCAGCGGGCGGGGCCGCACCGCGCTGGGCAGGCACGCCCCAGCCAGCATTGCCTTATTGTGCCGGGGCTGCGAGGACGCAcctgagctgtggcagcacagacacaacCAGGGACACGCCACCGCTCAGCCCTGCACCGTCGGGGTCCTGCACCTTCCCCCAGACACTGCTCGGCAGCCCTTGTGTGCACAGTCTCTTTGCCTGTTGCACTTGATGGTCTGAAATCCCTTTTCCTGAACGGTCTGTGTGGGCAGCCATGCATCGGcatctgcccagcacaggaggatcGGGGGAAGCCATAGGGCTGGGCACAACTTTGTGGTGCAGTGTCAGAGGCGAGGtgtgtgcagccacagccactgctcccCGCAGCCGTGGGGCCAGTGGTCGTAgtgtgccagcagccagccctccTGTGGTATCTCCAGCCTGcgggcaggcagcagcagggctctggacTGGAGGAACCCAAGGAGAAGGAGGCGGAAGATGCTCTATTTTTGTTCTGAAGAGGGATGGACTCTCGTGTTAGTCCGTTGGTGGTTGTTGGAGGCGTTCAGCTGTGACATTCTCAAGCTCTGACTATGCTTATGAATAAAAAGGGATGGAGATCCGTGTGTGTGCCTGCCTAGGGGtccaggggacagggatgcgacagcccagcctcagcctggccctggggctgAGGCTCACGGGTCCAGGAGCCCAGTGTTGTGCTGGGCCAGTTGCTGTTGGCAGACGCCCTGGGCTGTCAGCTGCCTCCCGCCCGAGTGACCTTGACTCCTGGGAAGCAAGCCGGGCAGCTGGGACAGCGGTGGGCTTGGGGCTGGAGTCATGAAATTAATCGAGTGGTAAACAGCCTAAATCCCGTGTAACTCTGTCCCGAGCCACACACCGCCCTCCTGAGCGGCTTGTCTGGGCCTATTTACATGCGATTATAACAGCTAATCGCAGAGTTTTAgttctctgctcctgc of Ficedula albicollis isolate OC2 chromosome 20, FicAlb1.5, whole genome shotgun sequence contains these proteins:
- the ZNF335 gene encoding zinc finger protein 335 isoform X8 translates to MEENAVESSSDATSQAALEEPTESGLGVGSSDAVSADSSDAAAGPGLLSRADDSCVGQSSDSSGVSLEEVSESSSSTDAIPRIYLPDSSSIAQSTLVSSVSTMRQSIMVSESPQVLVHSSVVTDGATVVSDSTASTSSDLGSAIDKIIESTIGPDIIQSCIAVTSAEDGRAETTQYLILQGPDDGAPMVSQVATSALANNLAIEAVADGPTSTCLEQPGPSEPSRQLEVLKLPAQPDRAQEADGGEELDQPDLETLEEMMEVVVVQQFKCKMCQYKSISKKTLINHMKERHFQPVGSALALKKGRPRKVGAAPKTEDEEAQEEEDDDIMDAGAIDDPEEDSDYNPAEDEPRGRLPKYGRTVPTSSEERPRRRPGRPRKLLRLDMSPDMPEGGEVEPMVTSQSTPSQELQNSEAASSSGLENGTGETLAEPGISQLDSENKDPSSKSGAEDADVIPRRRGRPSRRFLGKKYRKYMGHRYYYKSPKPLMRPYLCRICGSRFLTHDDLRFHVNSHEANDPQLFKCLQCSYRSRRWSSLKEHMFNHVGSKPYKCEECNYTSVYKKDVIRHSTVHSRDRKKRADPPPKLNSFPCPVCNRVYPMQKRLTQHMKTHSTEKPHMCDKCGKSFKKRYTFKMHLLTHIQAIANRRFKCEFCDYVCEDKKVLLNHQLSHMNDKPYKCNVCKYSTFREDFLVSHMAVKHTGGKPFACEFCHFTTKHKKNLRLHVQCRHADSFEEWAQRHPEEPPCRRRPFFTLQQIEELKQQHSQVQAPAEPEASPPAPLGPVTCHTVQAVTGAEPSVLSQGSLEGATIIYEQDVAGSAELATQTALDLLLNMSAQRELATSSLQVAVVKPDDPGETPGPCELQAQDEEVKVDSKEQQQKLVMLHMAEPGQTLVQEAYGEASLSGSELQQITIPFNGTAEYSIIAPIGEEIQAPATLYSSEEESSVETSHTVVVSGDVVTEETLKDHSSHYIMSSGVPGSQFQTMEPLSGDAAFSSPAEGQEAQPADVKWPLVQCVRQLQKDSSLSPASEGQEVSSPKVKWPALQGMARKFSCKISTGKKFSCKISMAKKFSCKICTAMFTGRAEMESHKRAHIGPSTFKCPDCPFTATLWPEVRSHMVQHANLRPHKCPHCSFASKNKKDLRRHMLTHTNEKPFVCQVCGQRFNRNGHLKFHTQRLHSSEGKRPGLAAAQQTIILNSDEDTLATLHTALQAGQAVLAPERLQQALGQEHILVAQEQSVTSQEEAAYIQEITTADGQTVQHLVTADNQVQDGQITHIQYEQGGQFLPESQIQYMPVSPEQQLVTQAQLEAAAHSAVSAVADAAMAQAQGVFTAEAAAEQLQQLQPGIHYDVITLSD
- the ZNF335 gene encoding zinc finger protein 335 isoform X7; protein product: MEENAVESSSDATSQAALEEPTESGLGVGSSDAVSADSSDAAAGPGLLSRADDSCVGQSSDSSGVSLEEVSESSSSTDAIPRIYLPDSSSIAQSTLVSSVSTMRQSIMVSESPQVLVHSSVVTDGATVVSDSTASTSSDLGSAIDKIIESTIGPDIIQSCIAVTSAEDGRAETTQYLILQGPDDGAPMVSQVATSALANNLAIEAVADGPTSTCLEQPGPSEPSRQLEVLKLPAQPDRAQEADGGEELDQPDLETLEEMMEVVVVQQFKCKMCQYKSISKKTLINHMKERHFQPVGSALALKKGRPRKVGAAPKTEDEEAQEEEDDDIMDAGAIDDPEEDSDYNPAEDEPRGRLPKYGRTVPTSSEERPRRRPGRPRKLLRLDMSPDMPEGGEVEPMVTSQSTPSQELQNSEAASSSGLENGTGETLAEPGISQLDSENKDPSSKSGAEDADVIPRRRGRPSRRFLGKKYRKYMGHRYYYKSPKPLMRPYLCRICGSRFLTHDDLRFHVNSHEANDPQLFKCLQCSYRSRRWSSLKEHMFNHVGSKPYKCEECNYTSVYKKDVIRHSTVHSRDRKKRADPPPKLNSFPCPVCNRVYPMQKRLTQHMKTHSTEKPHMCDKCGKSFKKRYTFKMHLLTHIQAIANRRFKCEFCDYVCEDKKVLLNHQLSHMNDKPYKCNVCKYSTFREDFLVSHMAVKHTGGKPFACEFCHFTTKHKKNLRLHVQCRHADSFEEWAQRHPEEPPCRRRPFFTLQQIEELKQQHSQVQAPAEPEASPPAPLGPVTCHTVQAVTGAEPSVLSQGSLEGATIIYEQDVAGSAELATQTALDLLLNMSAQRELATSSLQVAVVKPDDPGETPGPCELQAQDEEVKVDSKEQQQKLVMLHMAEPGQTLVQEAYGEASLSGSELQQITIPFNGTAEYSIIAPIGEEIQAPATLYSSEEESSVETSHTVVVSGDVVTEETLKDHSSHYIMSSGVPGSQFQTMEPLSGDAAFSSPAEGQEAQPADVKWPLVQCVRQLQKDSSLSPASEGQEVSSPKVKWPALQGMARKFSCKISTGKKFSCKISMAKKFSCKICTAMFTGRAEMESHKRAHIGPSTFKCPDCPFTATLWPEVRSHMVQHANLRPHKCPHCSFASKNKKDLRRHMLTHTNEKPFVCQVCGQRFNRNGHLKFHTQRLHSSEGKRPGLAAAQQTIILNSDEDTLATLHTALQAGQAVLAPERLQQALGQEHILVAQEQSVTSQEEAAYIQEITTADGQTVQHLVTADNQVQYIIAQEGVPHLLPQEYVVVPEGHHIQVQDGQITHIQYEQGGQFLPESQIQYMPVSPEQQLVTQAQLEAAAHSAVSGPAGIQGCGRAH
- the ZNF335 gene encoding zinc finger protein 335 isoform X2 — encoded protein: MEENAVESSSDATSQAALEEPTESGLGVGSSDAVSADSSDAAAGPGLLSRADDSCVGQSSDSSGVSLEEVSESSSSTDAIPRIYLPDSSSIAQSTLVSSVSTMRQSIMVSESPQVLVHSSVVTDGATVVSDSTASTSSDLGSAIDKIIESTIGPDIIQSCIAVTSAEDGRAETTQYLILQGPDDGAPMVSQVATSALANNLAIEAVADGPTSTCLEQPGPSEPSRQLEVLKLPAQPDRAQEADGGEELDQPDLETLEEMMEVVVVQQFKCKMCQYKSISKKTLINHMKERHFQPVGSALALKKGRPRKVGAAPKTEDEEAQEEEDDDIMDAGAIDDPEEDSDYNPAEDEPRGRLPKYGRTVPTSSEERPRRRPGRPRKLLRLDMSPDMPEGGEVEPMVTSQSTPSQELQNSEAASSSGLENGTGETLAEPGISQLDSENKDPSSKSGAEDADVIPRRRGRPSRRFLGKKYRKYMGHRYYYKSPKPLMRPYLCRICGSRFLTHDDLRFHVNSHEANDPQLFKCLQCSYRSRRWSSLKEHMFNHVGSKPYKCEECNYTSVYKKDVIRHSTVHSRDRKKRADPPPKLNSFPCPVCNRVYPMQKRLTQHMKTHSTEKPHMCDKCGKSFKKRYTFKMHLLTHIQAIANRRFKCEFCDYVCEDKKVLLNHQLSHMNDKPYKCNVCKYSTFREDFLVSHMAVKHTGGKPFACEFCHFTTKHKKNLRLHVQCRHADSFEEWAQRHPEEPPCRRRPFFTLQQIEELKQQHSQVQAPAEPEASPPAPLGPVTCHTVQAVTGAEPSVLSQGSLEGATIIYEQDVAGSAELATQTALDLLLNMSAQRELATSSLQVAVVKPDDPGETPGPCELQAQDEEVKVDSKEQQQKLVMLHMAEPGQTLVQEAYGEASLSGSELQQITIPFNGTAEYSIIAPIGEEIQAPATLYSEEESSVETSHTVVVSGDVVTEETLKDHSSHYIMSSGVPGSQFQTMEPLSGDAAFSSPAEGQEAQPADVKWPLVQCVRQLQKDSSLSPASEGQEVSSPKVKWPALQGMARKFSCKISTGKKFSCKISMAKKFSCKICTAMFTGRAEMESHKRAHIGPSTFKCPDCPFTATLWPEVRSHMVQHANLRPHKCPHCSFASKNKKDLRRHMLTHTNEKPFVCQVCGQRFNRNGHLKFHTQRLHSSEGKRPGLAAAQQTIILNSDEDTLATLHTALQAGQAVLAPERLQQALGQEHILVAQEQSVTSQEEAAYIQEITTADGQTVQHLVTADNQVQYIIAQEGVPHLLPQEYVVVPEGHHIQVQDGQITHIQYEQGGQFLPESQIQYMPVSPEQQLVTQAQLEAAAHSAVSAVADAAMAQAQGVFTAEAAAEQLQQLQPGIHYDVITLSD